One genomic region from Zalophus californianus isolate mZalCal1 chromosome 12, mZalCal1.pri.v2, whole genome shotgun sequence encodes:
- the TMEM139 gene encoding transmembrane protein 139 → MATLESDPDGTPIAGLDTPVCLFAGAWGGAMVPTQLWGRLEKPLLFLCCTSFLLGLALLGIRPDIAPVAYFFLALGGFFLFVCLLACSLEWGFRSMQTESPGASGNARDNEAFEVPTYEEAVVLESQCRPQLLDQPPPYSSVVIPPELEEGQPSNPDGPNRARLERRVGSEGSMTPQNSGRDPVSLRLRGSRVMSTAPDLQSLGVPPKLEPLTPPPAYDVSFGQPDDDVFSENNGTPP, encoded by the exons ATGGCTACTTTGGAATCTGACCCAGACGGGACGCCAATTGCTGGTTTAGACACACCTGTGTGTCTTTTTgcaggagcctggggaggggccaTGGTGCCAACCCAGTTGTGGGGGAGACTGGAGAAGCCGCTTCTCTTCCTGTGCTGCACCTCCTTCCTCCTGGGGCTGGCTTTACTGGGCATACGGCCGGACATCGCCCCTGTTGCTTATTTCTTTCTCGCCTTGGGTggcttctttttgtttgtttgcctccTGGCCTGTTCTCTGGAATGGGGGTTCCGATCAATGCAGACGGAGAGCCCAGGGGCCTCAGGCAATGCACG TGACAATGAAGCCTTTGAGGTGCCAACCTACGAAGAGGCTGTGGTGTTGGAATCACAATGCCGCCCCCAGCTGTTGGATCAGCCACCCCCCTACAGCAGTGTTGTAATCCCCCCAGAACTTGAGGAAGGACAACCTAGCAATCCAGACGGCCCCAATAGAGCCCGATTAGAAAGGCGAGTGGGCTCAGAGGGATCTATGACCCCACAAAACTCTGGAAGAGATCCAGTCAGCCTTCGGCTTCGGGGATCCCGGGTCATGTCCACTGCTCCTGATCTGCAGAGCTTGGGGGTGCCCCCCAAATTGGAGCCTCTTACTCCACCTCCTGCCTATGATGTCAGCTTTGGTCAACCTGATGATGATGTTTTCTCTGAAAACAACGGGACGCCCCCCTAA